The Halomicrobium salinisoli genome contains a region encoding:
- a CDS encoding 4Fe-4S ferredoxin N-terminal domain-containing protein, giving the protein MPDDRPESFDEDRMEQLLADTEYDTELGLEMAQDAQRVASGELSEAEFFDRYHGDVLDEFGQDARELPELRDDLDGEVVADADDPDGIRDRLLDLADDEDVSRRELMKKGGAAAAALSAFAGGGAAAEDGPGGDTPTQGDGTRWGMVINLNNCDGCLACMAACSQEHGLSRGANWMYVFTYQDENHDDENFLVRPCQHCTDSPCTKVCPVGARHTREEDGLVLTDYDICIGCRYCEVSCPYGVNYFQWGEPDVPDSEIPDENQIDDRGKWVGARPPKGVMGKCTFCVDRQDGAMGEEKVGTTACEEACAMDAIHFGDLNDEESAPNQHLDQYRDAQDNDLDEFPNRTEHTVSTFQLMEERGTDPNVHYIGNEPSQDAEQVEGPVTYEDMGLADNRKEEVLDNGAMANKEGEQA; this is encoded by the coding sequence TTGCCTGACGACCGGCCGGAGTCCTTCGACGAGGATCGGATGGAACAGCTGCTGGCCGACACCGAGTACGACACGGAGCTCGGGCTCGAGATGGCGCAGGACGCCCAGCGGGTCGCGTCGGGCGAGCTGTCCGAGGCCGAGTTCTTCGACCGGTACCACGGGGACGTCCTCGACGAGTTCGGCCAGGACGCCCGGGAGCTCCCGGAGCTCCGCGACGACCTCGACGGGGAGGTCGTCGCCGACGCCGACGACCCGGACGGGATCCGGGACCGGCTGCTCGACCTCGCGGACGACGAGGACGTCTCCCGTCGCGAACTGATGAAGAAGGGCGGCGCGGCCGCCGCAGCGCTGAGCGCGTTCGCCGGGGGCGGCGCCGCCGCCGAGGACGGTCCGGGCGGCGACACGCCGACGCAGGGCGACGGCACCCGCTGGGGGATGGTGATCAACCTGAACAACTGCGACGGCTGCCTCGCCTGCATGGCGGCCTGCTCGCAGGAGCACGGCCTCTCGCGGGGCGCCAACTGGATGTACGTCTTCACCTACCAGGACGAGAACCACGACGACGAGAACTTCCTCGTCCGGCCCTGCCAGCACTGCACTGACTCGCCGTGCACGAAGGTGTGTCCCGTCGGCGCGCGTCACACGCGCGAGGAGGACGGCCTGGTGCTGACGGACTACGACATCTGCATCGGCTGTCGCTACTGCGAGGTGTCCTGTCCGTACGGGGTCAACTACTTCCAGTGGGGCGAGCCCGACGTCCCCGACTCGGAGATCCCCGACGAGAACCAGATCGACGACCGGGGCAAGTGGGTCGGCGCTCGCCCGCCGAAGGGCGTGATGGGCAAGTGCACCTTCTGCGTCGACCGCCAGGACGGCGCCATGGGCGAGGAGAAGGTCGGCACGACCGCCTGCGAGGAGGCCTGCGCCATGGACGCGATCCACTTCGGCGACCTCAACGACGAGGAGAGCGCCCCGAACCAGCACCTCGACCAGTACCGCGACGCCCAGGACAACGACCTCGATGAGTTCCCCAACCGGACGGAGCACACCGTCTCTACCTTCCAGCTGATGGAGGAGCGCGGGACGGACCCGAACGTCCACTACATCGGCAACGAGCCGTCGCAGGACGCCGAACAGGTCGAGGGGCCGGTCACCTACGAGGACATGGGCCTGGCCGACAACCGCAAGGAGGAGGTCCTGGACAACGGCGCGATGGCCAACAAGGAGGGTGAGCAGGCGTGA